The genome window AGTGAAGCCAGAAGCGTCACTGCGCAAAGCGGCGTCACTGGTGCCTTGGGTGCAACAATCCGGAACAGAAGCAAAATCAACAGGTACGACGGCCCACAGCTCAGTGCGACCCTGACCGGATCACCTATCTTCATGTAGACATCCGCTACCTGCGGGAGGAGATCTCGCATAAATTCGGGCGTCAGCAAAAAAACGAGCGCGATATAGGCGACACCGACAATGCCGATGATGCAGTTCTCGGGCGCCAGAAGTAGCCACGGGTTTCGCCGCCGCCAGGCCACATAGAGCGCGGGCACGATGTAAGCCACGACATAGTAGGCCTTCACCAGAACAAGAATACTGCCGCAAAGCCCGGCGCCGACAATCAGGGCGATACCGGGTGCGACACGACGCGTGGTGTCGGCCCGCAATGCCATGAGCGCCAACAAGGGCAGAAACAGCACCGTGCCGACGTGATCTCTCTCGGTGAAGGTATTGCCGGGAAAAATCGTGAAAAGTGTGACGAAGAGAGGTAGCAGCCGAAGCAGAGCGTGATTTTCGGCAAAGCCCGCCCGCCGGATGATTAAGGCTGATAAACCCAGACCCACGACCACTGCGAGGCAGGTGTAAAGATAGATACCGATTTCGGGGGCGATCCCTGCCCATCTCGACGCTATGATCGCCGGCAGGAAAAGCCAGATCGAAAACGGCGGATTGCTGTCGATTACATCGACATAGAGCCGCTCTCCATTGAGTACCCGCTCAGTCATTGTAATGAGCCAGCTCGTGTCGACGATGGTTCCCCATCGCTGCTGCCACACCGCCGCCACCAAGAAGACCACGGCACTCTGGATCAGCGCAATCCGCAGCACCGACGACGTCGTCGAACTGAAGCCGGCCGTGTCCGTCGCGCTACTCATGTTCGGCTGCCCCTGTTACCGCCCAACATGGCGGCTGAGGTGTCGCCGTCGCTGCACCATAGATCATGTAAAACGTACCAATGCCCGAGGGAGTTATGACGCGACTATAGCGCGAACTTGCTAAACTCGGCGTTAAGGCTTGGCATAGTGGCAGGGCAGTCACACTGATCGGCGCGGCCACGCTTGGGATACGGGTTCTACCAGACGAAAGGAATGAGCCGATATCGCACGCGGGCCGCATAGGCTTGATAGCCGCTCAGTTCGGCAGTTAGAGCACGCTCCTCATGCACCGCTCGCCAGGCGATACCGAAAATGAATATCACGGAGAATGCGAGGCCCAGCCAGGAACCAAGCAATAGCGGCATGCCAATAAGGAAAAACAACGCGCTCGCATACATAGGGTGACGAACAATGGCGTAGGGTCCGGTATCGATCACCTTCTGATCCTTCTGGATCTTCACCACCGGCGCAGCGAAGGCGTTTTCGCGAAACGTCCACCAGGTACCGAGCATGTTGACCACCATGCCGAACCCGCCAAGCACCTGCAGCCATGGCGGTACCGCTCGAAAGCCCGTCCGAGCCGCGTCCCAACCCATGAAGGATATCCAGCCTAAGAAGGCCAAAACGAAAAACATCAACCAGACGCGATCCCATGGCTTTTGATCCCGTTGCAGCGGAGATGCCATACGTTCACGCAACAGGCGCGGGCTGTGCTTCGACAGCCAAAGGATCATCGCCAAGCCGCCGAGCAGGAAGAATGCGATCACAACCCAGGCGCCCGGAAAAGCCAGCGTGCCCGCCGGCCATAGGATCAGGGCCGCGATGAAGACCGACCAGGCCAGGAGTTGGAGCAAATAGATCGCCATTGCACACTCCAGAAAAACGTGAGCACGAAAGTCTGGCACACCTTGAATGCAAGCGCGCGTCTTGCGACAGTGCTCTTTGACCGATGAATAAAATCCATTTCACGTTGATATTGTTCCTCAGACGATGCGCCCGCCCTCCTGTTGCTGCAACTCCCCCGAAAGCCCAATCCCCGATATGCGCTTGTCAGCCCCGGTTTCGAATGTCATTGGTCGAACAGTCAGCTAATTCACACGCAGTTTTCCAAATGAAACTTGATGCAATCGATTTGCGCATTTTGGATGCCATTCAACGCGATGGCCGCATCACCAAGCTCGCGCTCGCCGAAAAGGTAGGACTTTCGCCGACGCCATGCTGGCTTCGTCTGCGCAAGCTCGAGAAGGCCGGGATCATTACCGGCTATCATGCCCATCTGGCACCGCGTCGGCTCGCGCCGGTTGCAAGGGTTATGGTCGAACTCACTCTCGCCAACCATCGCCAGAGCGACTTCGAGCGCTTTGAGCGAGCAGTCTCTTCCATTCCGGAAATCATCGCCTGCTGGTCCGTCGGCGGCGGCGTTGATTACATTCTGAAGATCATGACGCCCAATATTGATGCCTATCAGCGCCTGATCGATGGCCTTTTGGATCGCGATCTCGGCATCGAGCGCTATTTTACCTATATCGTGACAAAGACCGTGAAGGAGGAGACCCTGCTTCCGATCGCCGATCTCCTTTCCACCGAACTTCACGACGAATAGAGAATCTCTCTACGACTGCGCGTCTCTTTAGACCCTTCCTCTCTTTCAGCGGCGATCAATGGACAATGTCTCGCGGCGCTCCGTGAGACCATTGCGGCACCTGAAAAAGAGAGGTTTGCCGATGACCGCAGTGCGCGCCCGTCCCGCCTATCATGAAGCCCTGTCACGACTGAACGACCGGCATCTGCTGCGGGATCTTTCCTATGTCGGCGGCCGCTGGGTCGCCGGCAAGACCGCCGCGAGCTTCAACGTCGCCGATCCCGCCTCCGGCACCACGCTCGCCTGGGTCTCTAGCCTCAGCAGGAGTGAGACATTCGAGGCGATCGATGCCGCGGCGAATGCCTTCTCAGCCTGGCGCTCGCTTCTGCCGCAGCAGCGCGCATCGATCCTGCACCGGTGGTATGAGCTGATGCTCGCCGCCAAGGACGATCTGGCGCTGATCATGACGCTGGAACAGGGTAAGCCGCTCGCCGAATCTCGCGGCGAGATCGACTATGCTGCGAGCTTCATCGAATGGTATGCGGAGGAAGCCAAGCGCATCAACGCCGAAAGCGTCACTAGCCATCTGCCGGACACGGAAATGATCGTGCGCAGGGAGGCATTGGGCGTCGCCGGCATCGTGACACCGTGGAACTTTCCCTCGGCCATGGTCACGCGCAAGGCTGCGGCAGCCCTTGCTGCCGGATGCACTGTCGTTGCCCATCCATCCTCCGAGACGCCGCTGTCGGCGCTTGCGCTTGCCGAACTCGGAGAGCGTGCCGGCCTTCCCGCTGGCGTCTTCAACGTCGTCACCGGCAATGCTGCGACGATCGTCGGAGCTCTCTGCGAGGATGCTCGGGTGCGAGCACTGAGCTTTACCGGCTCGACGGGCATCGGCAAACTGATTGCCGGCCAATGTGCTGCGACCATGAAGCGCCTGGTGATGGAGCTCGGCGGGCATGCGCCCCTTATCATCTTTGACGACGCCGATCTCGATCGTGCCGTGGACATCGCCATCAATGCCAAATTTGCGACCTCCGGCCAGGATTGTCTGGCTGCCAATCGCATTTTCGTGCAGCGCTCGATCATGGAGCCCTTCGTCGCAGCTTTTGCCAAGCGGATAGCGGCCCTTAAGGTCGGTGACGGACTGACGGACGCGGTCCACATCGGTCCGCTGATGCACGAGCGCGCTGTGGCGAAAGTCGAGGAACATGTGGCCGACGCGCTGAAACGCGGCGCAAGGCTTGCCATCGGCGGAAAGCGCCACGCGGCGGGAACACTCTTTTTCGAACCGACACTGCTTGTCGATCCATCCCCCGACGCACTGATCATGCATGAGGAGACATTCGGACCCGTCGCAGCGGTGAGTTCATTCGATACCGAGGCCGAAGTCGTCGCTCGCGCCAATGATAGCGAATACGGCCTCGTCGCCTATGTCGTGACGCAAAACGGCGCGCGCCAGATGCGCCTCGGCCGGGCGCTTGATTACGGGATGGTTGCGATCAATCGCGTGAAGATCACCGGCGGACCGGTTCCCTTCGGCGGCTGGAAGCAATCCGGTCTCGGCCGGGAAGGCTCGCGCCACGGCATCGAGGCTTTCACCGAGCTCAAATATCTCTGCATCGACACCGCAGCCTGACGGGCGACCCCACCCCACTTTCAGCAAAGGAAAATATCATGTTGGACAAGCGGAACGAACTGAATGCGTGGGACAGGGATCACTTCTTTCATCCCTCGACCCATATGGGAATGCATGCGCGCGGCGAAACCCCGACCCGCGTCATCGGCGGTGGCGAAGGCGTCTACATTACCGACATCAACGGCAAGAAGAGCCTCGATGCCTTTGCCGGTCTCTACTGCGTCAATGTCGGTTATGGCCGGCAGAAAATCGCTGACGCCATCGCCGAACAGGCGAAGAACCTCGCCTATTATCACGCCTATGTCGGGCATGGAACGGAAGCATCGATCACGCTTTCCAAGATGATCATCGACCGGGCGCCGAAAGGCATGAGCCGCGTCTATTTCGGCCTCTCCGGCTCGGACGCCAACGAGACGAACATCAAGCTCATCTGGTATTACAACAACATCCTCGGCCGGCCGGAAAAGAAGAAGATTATTTCGCGCTGGCGCGGTTATCATGGATCAGGCGTCATGACCGGCAGCCTTACCGGCCTCGAACTCTTCCATAAGGCCTTCGATCTGCCGCGCGACCCTATTCTTCACACCGAAGCACCCTATTTTTTTCGCCGCGCCGATCGCTCGATGAATGAGGAACAGTTCGCCCAATATTGTGCCGACAAGCTCGAGGAGATGATCCTGGCCGAAGGTCCGGAAACGGTCGCCGCCTTCATCGGTGAACCGATCCTCGGCACCGGCGGCATCGTTCCGCCGCCGAAGGCCTATTGGCAGAAGATCCAGGCCGTTCTCGACAAATACGACATCCTGCTCGTCGCCGACGAGGTCGTCACCGGTTTCGGTCGGCTTGGAACGATGTTCGGCGCGGACTACTACGGCATGAAGCCGGATCTGATTACGATCGCAAAGGGCTTGACCTCGGCCTATGCGCCGCTGTCCGGCAGCATCGTCTCGGACAAGATGTGGCAGGTGCTCGTACAAGGGTCCGATCAGCTCGGCGCCATCGGCCACGGCTGGACCTATTCCGCCCACCCGATCTGTGCGGCGGCCGGCATCGCCAATCTCGAACTGATCGATGAACTCGGCATCGTGGAGAATGCCGGTTCGACAGGTGCCTACTTCAGGTCGGAGCTTGCCAAGGCTGTCGGCGAGCACAAGCATGTCGGCGAGGTCCGTGGCGATGGGCTCATGGCGGCGGTCGAATTCGTCGAAGATCGGGACGATCGCAAATTCTTCGATCACGCAAAGAAGATAGGCCCCCAGGTGGCGGCAGCTCTGCTGGAGCGTGGGGTAATCGGCCGTGCCATGCCGCAGGGCGACATTCTCGGCTTCGCGCCGCCTTTGTGCCTGACGCGCGACGAAGCCGACATAGTGGTCAGGGCCACGGCGGATGCGATCAGAAGCGTATTTTCAAATCTCTGACGTAGTGCGCGGCCGACAATAGAGGCAGCTCAAACGAAGATCGTTCAGTCCGTTGTTGACAATGGACTGAGCCTATCGGCTTGGCCATCGCCATGCCGCATTGAATGGTGTACATGGATATCCAGCAATTGTACCGGATCAATCCATGCTTCGTCATGATTCAAAAGGCCAGCGCAACGATGTCTGGAAGCCCGTCCTTCAGCACCGCAAGGGCGTGACCAAACATAAGCTGCTCACCGACAAGATCATTTCCGATATCGATGAAGGCATCCTGCCGGTTCATACGCGGATGCCGACACATCGCGATCTCGCCCATGCGCTGGGGATTTCGGTGCAGACCGTGAGCATCAGCTACAAGGAGGCCGAGCGGCGCGGCTATCTGCGCGGCGAAGTGGGTCGCGGAACTTTCGTGCGCAGCCGCATCACCGAGCGCGCCGACAGCTTCATGCTCGACCGCGACCCGAGCGGCAGCGCCGACCTTTCCATCATCCGCGCCGTCTATACCGAAGCGCATGAGCGATCGGCGCGCGAGCTGATGCAGGCGCTGGCCGAAAGCGACAACAGCAGTTTCATGCGCCCGTGCCGGCCGATCGCCGGCTTGGATGCCCATCGTACCGCGGCGCAGACCTGGCTGGCGCGCCTATCCGTCGATGCCGATCCCGAGCGCATCCTGATCACCAACGGTGCCGCTCATGGTCTTTTCCTGGCGGTGGCCTCGGTGGTGCGGCCCGGCGAGGTCGTCCTGACCGAGAACCTGACGGATCACGGCATTATCGGCCTTGCCAACGTGCTGGGCTTTACGCTGCGCGGTCTTCCGACCGATCGTGAAGGCATCTTGCCGGGAGCCTTCGAAGCCGCCTGCGCAGTCGGCGACGTATCGGCCCTGGTCATCGTTCCCTCGCTCAACAACCCAACTAGCCATGTCATGGGTGCGGAGCGTCGTCATGCCATTGCCAACATTGCGCGCCGGCATGGTGTTTTCGTCATCGAGGACGAAGTCTACAAGCCGATGCTGCGCGATCCCCTTCCCTCCATGCCGGACCTGCTGCCCGAGCTCGGCTTCTTCGTCACGAGCTTTACGAAATCGGTAATGACCGGCCTGCGCATCGGCTATCTCGTCGTTCCGGCTCACTATTCCATTCGCGTTGCATCAATCCTGCGCGTTACGGGATGGAGTGCCACCAATGTCGTCGCGGAGATGGCATCGCGCTGGGTACTGAATGGTACCGCCAACGCGCTGATCGCAGTCCAGAGAAGCGAGGCCCAGGCGAGACAAGCGATCGTATCGGACGTGCTGGGTCCATTTGTCTCCGGCAGCCATCCTCTCTCCCTATGCGCTTGGTTGTCGGTTCCCGAGCGCTGGACGGAGGAAGGACTTGTTCGCGTTCTCGCCAGCAAGGGTGTTGCGGTCACGCCATCAGATCCATTTGTCGCTGGCGGAGAACGGCCGGTCGGCGGAATTCGCATCTGTCTTGGCGGCCGCCTGTCACACTCGGCGCTTCGCTCTGCGCTTGAAACGGTCCGCGGTGCCTTCGAACAACTGCCGCCGATTTTCGACGTGGGATCGATCGCATAAACCAGCGGTTTCTCAGTCACAGGACGGAATGCAGAAACTCCTTGGTACGGTCTTCCTTCGGAGTGCTGAATATCTGTTCCGGCTTGCCTTCTTCGCAGATGCGGCCCTTGTCGAAGAAGCAGACGCGATCGGATACCTCTCTTGCGAACCGCATTTCGTGGGTCACCAGCAGCATGGTCAAATCGTGCTCATGCGCGAGATCGCGAATGACGCCAAGCACTTCGCCGACAAGCTGCGGGTCGAGCGCGGAAGTCGGCTCGTCGAATAGCAGGACCCGCGGACGCATGGCGAGCGCCCGGGCTATGGCGACGCGCTGCTGCTGGCCGCCAGAAAGCTGGCTCGGATAGTGATCCTTCTTCTCGGAAAGACCGACCATGCGCAAAAGCTCGATGGCGCGAGCCTCCGCTTCGGCCCGTCCAAGTCCCAGCACGCGCGTCGGCGCCTCAACGATATTGCGCAGCACGGTCATGTGCGGAAACAGATTGAAGCTCTGGAAGACCATGCCGACATGCGTGCGGATCTGGCGCAGATGCGCTTCGCTGGCGCGGAACCGTCCGCGGCCTTTTTCCTCATGATAGGACATTCCGGCCAGGTGCAATGTGCCCTCCTGAAAGGGTTCGAGTGTCATGAGGATGCGCAGAACCGTCGATTTGCCCGAGCCCGACGGTCCGATCAACGTTACCTTCTCGCCGGGTGCAACCTCGAAACAGAAGTCATCGAGAACGGTAAAGTCGCCGTAGCGCTTGGTGACGTCGTGGAAGCGGATCAGGGGTTCGGTCATCTCAAAGCAATTCCGTTTTTCGGCAGCGTCTTCTCGAGCCAATGAATGGCCGCCGAGCAGACGAGCGTGAGGATGAGAAAGATCAAGCCGACGAGCGACAGCGGTACCAGATATTCGAAGGTCCGATCGCCGATGAGGTTGGCAAGGTTCAGCATGTCGACCACGGTGACGACGGACAGAACCGGCGTCTCCTTAAGCATGGAGACAAGATAGTTGCCCATGGCGGGGATGATACGAGGGATCGCCTGCGGGATGATGATATCCCTGTAGGTCAGGCCGCGCCCCAGATTAAGGGCCGTCGCTGCCTCCCATTGGCCGCGCGGCACGGCGTCCAGGCCACCGCGATAGACCTCCGACGTGTAGGCCGAATATTGCAGGCCGAGCGCCAGCGCGCCCGTAAGAAAGGCCGGCAGGACGATCCCGTAGATCGGCAAGACGTAATAGAGGAAGAAGAGCTGCACGAGCAGCGGCGTATCGCGCAGAAATTCGATGACGCACGCTGTCGGCCAGGAGATCGCCGCGAAACGGCTGCGCCGCAACAGCGCGAAGACCAGGCCGAGGACCAGGGCGATCGCAAATCCGGCCGCCGCCGCCTCCAGCGTCACGATCAATCCTATGCCGAGGATCGGCAGGATCGACAACGCGAAGGAGAGCGTCGAGGACGTATCCCAAGTAAAGCCGTACATCATGCCGGCGCCCTCCCCGGAAAGGCGGCGCCCCGGCGAAGGATCGTCTCGAGCCA of Rhizobium sp. NXC24 contains these proteins:
- a CDS encoding NAD-dependent succinate-semialdehyde dehydrogenase; translation: MTAVRARPAYHEALSRLNDRHLLRDLSYVGGRWVAGKTAASFNVADPASGTTLAWVSSLSRSETFEAIDAAANAFSAWRSLLPQQRASILHRWYELMLAAKDDLALIMTLEQGKPLAESRGEIDYAASFIEWYAEEAKRINAESVTSHLPDTEMIVRREALGVAGIVTPWNFPSAMVTRKAAAALAAGCTVVAHPSSETPLSALALAELGERAGLPAGVFNVVTGNAATIVGALCEDARVRALSFTGSTGIGKLIAGQCAATMKRLVMELGGHAPLIIFDDADLDRAVDIAINAKFATSGQDCLAANRIFVQRSIMEPFVAAFAKRIAALKVGDGLTDAVHIGPLMHERAVAKVEEHVADALKRGARLAIGGKRHAAGTLFFEPTLLVDPSPDALIMHEETFGPVAAVSSFDTEAEVVARANDSEYGLVAYVVTQNGARQMRLGRALDYGMVAINRVKITGGPVPFGGWKQSGLGREGSRHGIEAFTELKYLCIDTAA
- the ehuA gene encoding ectoine/hydroxyectoine ABC transporter ATP-binding protein EhuA — its product is MTEPLIRFHDVTKRYGDFTVLDDFCFEVAPGEKVTLIGPSGSGKSTVLRILMTLEPFQEGTLHLAGMSYHEEKGRGRFRASEAHLRQIRTHVGMVFQSFNLFPHMTVLRNIVEAPTRVLGLGRAEAEARAIELLRMVGLSEKKDHYPSQLSGGQQQRVAIARALAMRPRVLLFDEPTSALDPQLVGEVLGVIRDLAHEHDLTMLLVTHEMRFAREVSDRVCFFDKGRICEEGKPEQIFSTPKEDRTKEFLHSVL
- the ehuD gene encoding ectoine/hydroxyectoine ABC transporter permease subunit EhuD; its protein translation is MMYGFTWDTSSTLSFALSILPILGIGLIVTLEAAAAGFAIALVLGLVFALLRRSRFAAISWPTACVIEFLRDTPLLVQLFFLYYVLPIYGIVLPAFLTGALALGLQYSAYTSEVYRGGLDAVPRGQWEAATALNLGRGLTYRDIIIPQAIPRIIPAMGNYLVSMLKETPVLSVVTVVDMLNLANLIGDRTFEYLVPLSLVGLIFLILTLVCSAAIHWLEKTLPKNGIALR
- a CDS encoding aspartate aminotransferase family protein, whose translation is MLDKRNELNAWDRDHFFHPSTHMGMHARGETPTRVIGGGEGVYITDINGKKSLDAFAGLYCVNVGYGRQKIADAIAEQAKNLAYYHAYVGHGTEASITLSKMIIDRAPKGMSRVYFGLSGSDANETNIKLIWYYNNILGRPEKKKIISRWRGYHGSGVMTGSLTGLELFHKAFDLPRDPILHTEAPYFFRRADRSMNEEQFAQYCADKLEEMILAEGPETVAAFIGEPILGTGGIVPPPKAYWQKIQAVLDKYDILLVADEVVTGFGRLGTMFGADYYGMKPDLITIAKGLTSAYAPLSGSIVSDKMWQVLVQGSDQLGAIGHGWTYSAHPICAAAGIANLELIDELGIVENAGSTGAYFRSELAKAVGEHKHVGEVRGDGLMAAVEFVEDRDDRKFFDHAKKIGPQVAAALLERGVIGRAMPQGDILGFAPPLCLTRDEADIVVRATADAIRSVFSNL
- a CDS encoding isoprenylcysteine carboxylmethyltransferase family protein encodes the protein MAIYLLQLLAWSVFIAALILWPAGTLAFPGAWVVIAFFLLGGLAMILWLSKHSPRLLRERMASPLQRDQKPWDRVWLMFFVLAFLGWISFMGWDAARTGFRAVPPWLQVLGGFGMVVNMLGTWWTFRENAFAAPVVKIQKDQKVIDTGPYAIVRHPMYASALFFLIGMPLLLGSWLGLAFSVIFIFGIAWRAVHEERALTAELSGYQAYAARVRYRLIPFVW
- a CDS encoding PLP-dependent aminotransferase family protein; the encoded protein is MLRHDSKGQRNDVWKPVLQHRKGVTKHKLLTDKIISDIDEGILPVHTRMPTHRDLAHALGISVQTVSISYKEAERRGYLRGEVGRGTFVRSRITERADSFMLDRDPSGSADLSIIRAVYTEAHERSARELMQALAESDNSSFMRPCRPIAGLDAHRTAAQTWLARLSVDADPERILITNGAAHGLFLAVASVVRPGEVVLTENLTDHGIIGLANVLGFTLRGLPTDREGILPGAFEAACAVGDVSALVIVPSLNNPTSHVMGAERRHAIANIARRHGVFVIEDEVYKPMLRDPLPSMPDLLPELGFFVTSFTKSVMTGLRIGYLVVPAHYSIRVASILRVTGWSATNVVAEMASRWVLNGTANALIAVQRSEAQARQAIVSDVLGPFVSGSHPLSLCAWLSVPERWTEEGLVRVLASKGVAVTPSDPFVAGGERPVGGIRICLGGRLSHSALRSALETVRGAFEQLPPIFDVGSIA
- a CDS encoding Lrp/AsnC family transcriptional regulator translates to MKLDAIDLRILDAIQRDGRITKLALAEKVGLSPTPCWLRLRKLEKAGIITGYHAHLAPRRLAPVARVMVELTLANHRQSDFERFERAVSSIPEIIACWSVGGGVDYILKIMTPNIDAYQRLIDGLLDRDLGIERYFTYIVTKTVKEETLLPIADLLSTELHDE